A region of Solanum dulcamara chromosome 7, daSolDulc1.2, whole genome shotgun sequence DNA encodes the following proteins:
- the LOC129895602 gene encoding protein DOWNSTREAM OF FLC-like → MARLVAFFSICLLFASISSATSVGNPLLVKGKAYCHTCRCGFETPATKYLAGAKVRIECRHRVTEAPTYTVEGVTNSQGEYNILVNSDRGDDVCDVVLVKSPDPTCAKANAGRDRSRVILTRNNGMISDVRFANAMGFLRDEPLASCAQILQQYQLTDDQV, encoded by the exons ATGGCAAGATTGGTTGCATTTTTCTCTATTTGTTTACTCTTTGCATCAATTTCTTCTGCCACTTCAGTCGGCAACCCTTTACTTGTCAAGGGTAAAGCTTACTGCCACACTTGCCGCTGCGGTTTTGAGACACCTGCTACCAAGTACCTCGCCG GTGCAAAGGTTAGAATTGAGTGCAGGCACAGGGTCACGGAGGCACCCACTTACACTGTTGAAGGTGTGACCAACTCTCAAGGAGAATACAATATCTTGGTTAACAGTGACCGTGGTGACGATGTGTGTGATGTCGTCCTGGTTAAGAGCCCCGATCCCACCTGTGCAAAGGCCAATGCCGGCCGTGATCGTTCTCGGGTCATCCTTACCCGCAACAATGGCATGATTTCCGATGTCCGTTTTGCCAATGCGATGGGTTTTCTCCGCGATGAGCCTCTTGCTAGCTGCGCTCAGATCCTCCAGCAATACCAATTGACGGATGACCaagtttaa